The following are encoded in a window of Candidatus Zixiibacteriota bacterium genomic DNA:
- a CDS encoding cation diffusion facilitator family transporter yields the protein MDTIEMPGDPNRSCLRRGLFSNILLVAIKLTAGIVGSSQALLADGINSLLDVVAGGASLFGYRVSLRPPDRNHHFGHHRAESIAALVVGMAILATGGIIIRDAVATLIRGTDHVPTLWTVPVAAAVALLKVGLAAQARRVAKSTGSPSVSALAADHGADVWASTGALIGVSAARLGWPFMDPLAAFWVAGVILMHALRVLRQNMFALSGAAPPEPLTQSIIDSLHSVPGVLGLHRLKVQTSGIRLLVDTEILVSGELSVDQAHAIATQAKDAVKGNHPSVLHVSIHVEPYSARRAAEGADPLRPQDAVTSNVSAAP from the coding sequence GTGGACACGATCGAAATGCCCGGCGATCCAAACCGAAGCTGCCTGCGGCGGGGGCTGTTCAGCAACATCCTGCTGGTGGCCATCAAGCTGACGGCGGGCATCGTCGGGTCGTCCCAGGCGCTACTCGCCGATGGCATCAACTCGCTTTTGGACGTCGTCGCCGGCGGCGCCTCGCTGTTCGGGTATCGCGTGTCGCTGCGCCCGCCCGATCGCAATCACCACTTTGGGCATCATCGCGCCGAGTCGATTGCGGCATTGGTGGTGGGGATGGCGATTCTGGCGACCGGCGGGATCATCATCCGCGACGCGGTCGCGACTTTGATCCGAGGGACCGACCATGTCCCGACGCTGTGGACCGTACCGGTGGCAGCGGCCGTCGCCTTGCTCAAGGTGGGGCTGGCGGCGCAGGCGCGACGTGTGGCAAAGTCGACCGGGAGCCCCTCGGTGAGCGCTCTGGCCGCCGACCACGGCGCCGACGTCTGGGCGAGCACCGGGGCCCTGATCGGTGTTTCCGCCGCGCGCCTGGGGTGGCCGTTTATGGACCCGCTGGCGGCGTTCTGGGTGGCGGGGGTCATCCTGATGCATGCGCTGCGCGTGCTGCGTCAGAACATGTTTGCCCTCTCCGGCGCCGCACCGCCTGAGCCGTTGACTCAATCGATCATCGATTCACTGCATTCCGTCCCCGGCGTCCTCGGTTTGCACCGGCTGAAGGTGCAGACCAGCGGCATTCGGCTGCTGGTGGACACCGAGATCCTCGTCAGCGGCGAGTTATCGGTCGATCAGGCGCATGCGATTGCCACGCAGGCAAAGGATGCGGTCAAAGGGAATCACCCCAGCGTGCTGCATGTCAGCATTCATGTGGAGCCATACTCGGCGCGGCGTGCCGCCGAGGGCGCCGACCCGTTGCGTCCGCAGGACGCCGTCACATCGAACGTGAGCGCCGCACCGTGA